In one window of Nothobranchius furzeri strain GRZ-AD chromosome 11, NfurGRZ-RIMD1, whole genome shotgun sequence DNA:
- the LOC107384102 gene encoding spindlin-1 yields the protein MSKKRGRKRSSGELSESSASTLYPDPDNLLGRRIQHTWREKGNVTKWKGTVLERLTVNSSLYMVKYDGFDCIYGIELFKDNRVSNLQVLSEKVVNNKIKVPPGAEELVGRAVEHLFEKEDGEKNEWRGMVLSRAPIMTHWYYITYEKDPVLYMYQLWDDYKDGDLRVLPESENKHLLPADRKPGEEPESLVGKQVEYVTDNGLKRTGLVIYQVPAKPTVYYIKYDDDVHIHVYDLVKTT from the exons ATGTCAAAGAAACGGGGAAG GAAGCGTAGCAGTGGAGAGCTGAGTGAAAGCTCAGCATCAACCCTCTATCCAGACCCTGATAATCTTCTGGGCCGTAGGATCCAGCACACCTGGAGGGAGAAGGGGAATGTAACCAAGTGGAAAGGAACCGTTCTGGAGCGTCTAACCGTCAACAGCTCTCTCTACATGGTTAAATATGACGGCTTTGATTGTATCTATGGCATCGAGCTCTTCAAAGATAACCGGGTGTCTAACCTTCAGGTTCTGTCAGAGAAAGTTG TAAACAATAAGATCAAGGTGCctcccggggcagaggagctTGTGGGTCGAGCAGTGGAACATCTGTTCGAGAAGGAGGACGGGGAGAAAAACGAGTGGCGAGGTATGGTGCTGTCCCGAGCGCCCATCATGACCCACTGGTACTACATCACCTACGAGAAGGACCCGGTGCTGTACATGTACCAGCTGTGGGACGACTATAAGGACGGAGACCTGCGTGTCCTGCCAGAGTCAG AGAACAAACATCTTCTCCCAGCTGACAGGAAACCAGGTGAGGAGCCAGAGAGCCTTGTGGGTAAACAGGTGGAGTACGTCACAGATAACGGCCTGAAGAGGACTGGCTTAGTCAtctaccaggtccctgcgaaaccCACTGTGTATTACATAAAATATGACGACGATGTCCACATTCACGTCTACGACCTGGTGAAGACCACCTAA